A portion of the Scleropages formosus chromosome 15, fSclFor1.1, whole genome shotgun sequence genome contains these proteins:
- the atxn3 gene encoding ataxin-3 isoform X2, producing the protein MESIFHEKQEGSLCAQHCLNNLLQGEYFTPVELSSIAHQLDEEERIRMAEGGVTSEEYRTFLQQPSGNMDDSGFFSIQVISNALRVWGLELILFNSREYQQLMIDPINEKAFICNYKEHWFTVRKLGQQWFNLNSLLTGPELISDTYLALFLAQLQQEGAAGTSNTTESSHGGTSQTAKSTQAQDVPSQTPGGTQSEKLSAEELRKRRQAYFDRQSQQQAQSTSPQQNSQGTGRPESEKGSQAHDMDTKHAQ; encoded by the exons ATGGAGTCCATCTTCCATGAGAAA CAAGAGGGTTCCTTGTGCGCCCAGCACTGCCTGAACAACCTGCTCCAGGGAGAGTACTTCACCCCAGTGGAGCTCTCCTCCATTGCACATCAGCTGGATGAGGAGGAGCGCATCAGGATGGCTGAGGGAGGAGTGACCAGCGAAGAGTACAGGACATTCTTACAG CAACCATCAGGGAACATGGATGACAGCGGCTTCTTTTCCATCCAA GTTATCAGTAATGCACTACGGGTTTGGGGCTTGGAGTTGATTCTCTTCAACAGCCGCGAGTACCAACAGCTAATGATAGACCCAAT AAATGAAAAGGCGTTTATCTGCAACTACAAGGAACACTGGTTTACAGTGCGGAAACTTGGACAACAG TGGTTTAATCTGAACTCCTTATTGACGGGCCCAGAACTGATATCAGATACATATTTGGCTCTGTTCCTAGCACAGCTACAACAAGAAG GTGCTGCAGGTACTAGTAACACCACTGAATCCAGTCATGGAGGTACCAGCCAGACAGCTAAATCTACTCAGGCCCAGGACGTACCCTCTCAGACACCCGGAGGTACTCAGAGTGAGAAGCTCAGTGCAGAGGAGTTACGGAAAAGGAGACAGGCATATTTTGACAG GCAGTCCCAGCAACAGGCGCAATCCACCTCACCCCAGCAGAACAGCCAGGGCACAGGACGGCCAG AGTCAGAAAAAGGTTCCCAGGCCCATGATATGGACACAAAGCACGCCCAGTGA
- the atxn3 gene encoding ataxin-3 isoform X1, which translates to MESIFHEKQEGSLCAQHCLNNLLQGEYFTPVELSSIAHQLDEEERIRMAEGGVTSEEYRTFLQQPSGNMDDSGFFSIQVISNALRVWGLELILFNSREYQQLMIDPINEKAFICNYKEHWFTVRKLGQQWFNLNSLLTGPELISDTYLALFLAQLQQEGYSIFVIRGNLPDCEAEQILRIMRVEQRQRPRLIGEEAAAQSRGSQGMSLQRSVEVGQGLEEGIVDEDEEELRRALALSRQDMEVEDEEADLRRAIQLSMLGAAGTSNTTESSHGGTSQTAKSTQAQDVPSQTPGGTQSEKLSAEELRKRRQAYFDRQSQQQAQSTSPQQNSQGTGRPESEKGSQAHDMDTKHAQ; encoded by the exons ATGGAGTCCATCTTCCATGAGAAA CAAGAGGGTTCCTTGTGCGCCCAGCACTGCCTGAACAACCTGCTCCAGGGAGAGTACTTCACCCCAGTGGAGCTCTCCTCCATTGCACATCAGCTGGATGAGGAGGAGCGCATCAGGATGGCTGAGGGAGGAGTGACCAGCGAAGAGTACAGGACATTCTTACAG CAACCATCAGGGAACATGGATGACAGCGGCTTCTTTTCCATCCAA GTTATCAGTAATGCACTACGGGTTTGGGGCTTGGAGTTGATTCTCTTCAACAGCCGCGAGTACCAACAGCTAATGATAGACCCAAT AAATGAAAAGGCGTTTATCTGCAACTACAAGGAACACTGGTTTACAGTGCGGAAACTTGGACAACAG TGGTTTAATCTGAACTCCTTATTGACGGGCCCAGAACTGATATCAGATACATATTTGGCTCTGTTCCTAGCACAGCTACAACAAGAAG GGTATTCCATATTCGTGATCCGGGGCAACCTGCCTGACTGTGAGGCTGAACAGATCTTGCGGATCATGAGAGTTGAGCAACGGCAGAGGCCCAGGCTGATTGGAGAGGAGGCTGCAGCCCAGTCCAGGGGCAGCCAGGG TATGTCACTGCAGAGGTCAGTGGAGGTGGGACAGGGCTTAGAGGAGGGCATAGTggatgaggatgaagaagaaCTACGAAGGGCCCTCGCCCTGAGCCGACAGGATATGGAGGTGGAGGATGAAGAAGCTGACTTACGCAGGGCCATCCAGTTAAGCATGTTGG GTGCTGCAGGTACTAGTAACACCACTGAATCCAGTCATGGAGGTACCAGCCAGACAGCTAAATCTACTCAGGCCCAGGACGTACCCTCTCAGACACCCGGAGGTACTCAGAGTGAGAAGCTCAGTGCAGAGGAGTTACGGAAAAGGAGACAGGCATATTTTGACAG GCAGTCCCAGCAACAGGCGCAATCCACCTCACCCCAGCAGAACAGCCAGGGCACAGGACGGCCAG AGTCAGAAAAAGGTTCCCAGGCCCATGATATGGACACAAAGCACGCCCAGTGA
- the serpina10a gene encoding serpin peptidase inhibitor, clade A (alpha-1 antiproteinase, antitrypsin), member 10a gives MKTTFILLLIWAALLTPFGGTQETSPNVTELSTKNIDFAMDLYRLIASHHDDNIFFSPLCMSTAFSVLAMGARSSTREQILKGLRLDVLDRDERPELLAKLFRELQSNITQDGGLQLNQGTALFVRLQFEVSKAFSDQMQEYFNADILNVDFANSKTSKATINDYIKHKTGDKVTDMISKIDPYTQLILVNTIFFQGNWELPFIAKSTTKQRFYVDKYNIVQVPMMYNDNSFYVARDANLKMRLLKLPYLGGAAMLIVLPEKTEDYTAIDDHINAEVFQGWLKQLKKTRMEVNLPRFKMEQSYEMHKILPDLGISDVFTNSANLSGISTEFGLKVSEVLHKAVIEVDETGTTAAAATTTGIVAKSMPLRFVVDRPFFFFIYHEVTNTILFMGRVIDPTKM, from the exons ATGAAGACAACATTCATCCTCCTCCTGATATGGGCTGCCCTCTTGACCCCGTTTGGTGGAACACAGGAGACCAGCCCCAACGTGACTGAGCTGTCCACGAAGAACATAGACTTTGCCATGGACCTTTACCGCCTCATTGCCAGCCATCACGATGACAACATCTTCTTCTCGCCCTTGTGCATGTCAACTGCCTTCTCCGTGTTGGCCATGGGGGCCCGGAGCTCCACCCGCGAGCAGATACTCAAGGGGTTACGGCTGGACGTGCTGGACCGGGATGAACGACCTGAGCTGCTTGCCAAACTCTTCCGTGAGCTGCAATCCAACATCACCCAGGATGGCGGTCTGCAGCTGAACCAAGGAACAGCCCTGTTTGTCCGGCTGCAGTTTGAGGTGTCAAAAGCCTTCAGTGACCAGATGCAGGAATATTTCAACGCTGATATCCTCAACGTGGACTTTGCCAATTCCAAAACCAGCAAGGCCACCATTAATGACTACATTAAGCACAAGACTGGAGACAAGGTGACAGATATGATCAGTAAGATTGATCCTTACACTCAGCTCATCCTTGTCAACACCATTTTCTTTCAAG GAAATTGGGAACTCCCTTTTATTGCAAAATCCACAACAAAACAGCGTTTTTATGTGGACAAATACAACATTGTCCAGGTGCCCATGATGTACAACGACAATAGTTTCTATGTGGCCAGGGATGCAAACCTTAAAATGAGATTACTGAAGCTTCCATATCTGGGAGGGGCTGCCATGCTTATTGTGCTGCCAGAGAAAACCGAAGACTACACCGCCATTGACGACCACATCAACGCGGAGGTCTTCCAAGGCTGGCTCAAACAACTGAAGAAAAC GAGAATGGAGGTGAACCTGCCTCGCTTCAAGATGGAGCAGTCGTACGAGATGCACAAGATCCTACCAGACCTGGGCATAAGTGATGTTTTCACGAACAGCGCGAATCTCTCTGGGATAAGCACTGAGTTTGGCCTGAAGGTGTCTGAG GTGCTGCACAAAGCCGTGATCGAGGTAGACGAGACCGGAACCACAGCAGCTGCTGCCACAACAACAGGCATTGTCGCCAAGTCAATGCCACTCCGATTTGTTGTCGACCGGCCGTTCTTCTTTTTCATCTACCATGAGGTCACCAATACCATTTTGTTCATGGGCAGGGTCATTGACCCCACCAAGATGTAA